The genomic DNA TCCAGCAGCAGATTCAAATCCCAAGGGCTCAAAAAAATTCCACACAATGTTTAGGGCCTGATAAACGTCCATATGCTGCTTTATATAAGAATATGACGTGAGGGGAAGATGATGTAAAGAGTCAGATGAGGACGAGTGCTTTAATCTCACTGTTTCTAATAATTACTGATGATccaatcacccccccccccccccccccccgtaacCTCGATGTAACAGCAGCCACAACAAAAGCATTGTCCAACCTCGTCCAAGTCAATGCTCCTCTGTCCGTCGTCCTCCTCCGCTCCTGCTTTCCATAGCATCAGTGCGTGGAAACAAATCCTAAATGTCACTTTTATTCCCGGAGAGAAGGCTTGATTTATAGACGCCTGGCAGACGACCAAgcgaggagggaaaaaaaaggagcgAGGGATAAACTGTCTCCTCCCACCGAGCACGGGGGTCACGCAGCCAAATTACAAATTCAGATATTGATGCTTTTTTGTAACTTGGGTGAACTGAGCCTTTAAATGATTCTCATAAACACATCATGACgtcatttgaaaacaaatcacaacaaacattttgagGTGGTGGACGAGGTAGTATTAGggttgatataaaaaaaaaagagttacaatactacaaaaacaaattttaatttGAGTCTACATGTCTTTTTATAAGGGGAATAAGAATTTCTACAAGACGCCAACAAAGggataaaaaacacattctgtCTGACTCAGTGTTTCTTGGATTGagttcatctgcgtttgtttctCATTCAAACAAGTGTCGAGAGAGAAAAGCTGTCCTgcctgtctgagtgtgtgtgtgtgtgtgtgtgtgtgtgtgtgtgtgtgtgtgtgtgtgtgtgtgtgtgtgtgttcatctccCAAAACAACAGGTGCAGTCGACACCCAGCGTGACTGTCGGACGGTCACATCGACGCCcatttccacattttcacacacattaaagTTTCCTTCTCATCATCAAAGACGAAAACCTTCAACTCTCACCATCTTGTTTTTGGAAGAAAGAATCAAAACATGGAAATCTGTCGTGAACCTGAAGCAGCTGCTTCGATTCCACCAGCGATGAAAAACCCAAACCAGCAGGGACCCACACTTTGCTGGACGCTCACCCGTGACTCCTCGCCGTTCTCCCAGGGCTGCGAGTCGGCCTTCTTCTCCGAGCTGTCGCAGGAGTCGTCCAGGCTCTTCGTCGTCTTGTACTTCCTCATCATCAGGCTGTCCACCACCCAGAACATGATGGACTGCAGGGGGAGCCAGAGAGACCGGGGGGTTACTTATAccgcacctttttttttttttaaataaacggATTCTTCTCAAATGGCGAGCAGATGAAACTCACGTTGACGATGAAGGGCACGATGAGCATGACCAGCGCCAGCTCCAGCTGAGGGTTAGCGATGTAGCTCAGCAACACCTCCTGCAActagagaagaagaaaagaaaaggtggaTTTACTGATACAGACGAGAAGAAGATCGACCATATGGACTCTTTTAAAAATTTTACTTTTTCTCGTCTGCAAAAAGCTGTTGTAAAAAAAGATCTGAACAATAcgtgcattaaaataaaattactaAAATACTCTCCTTGCTGTACAATTGAATCTGAGGAAAACTTTTTTTCCGGCTGATATGTTTTTTCGTgagataaatatttgtatttgtacgaaatgttttacttttgatttgtttttataactaATGAGgtgtttttatgtattatttagtTTATATAAGTGAATCAtaataaacaaaagagatttTCACCCGAATACAACAAACTATGAAACAATAATCCTGCTATTTATAAGCAGAGTTTACTTTTGATCAAAGACGATATCTAAACAGAGAAAAGTCTCCAGAATAACACAGAGATCTCCAGTAAACAAAACTGTTTCCTATCAGCAACTAAACGAATAAACCTCATTCTGATTCCTTGGGAACTGTCGCTATGACGAGGGCTGATTccaataaacaaatataaacactgaAGTCAAGTAAACAAACCGTCCCACAAATAGAAAAAGTCCTGTTTCATGTCCTGCGTGTTTATTCTGGATCATTAGATCAGTAAGTCGTGCTCTCAAACGGAAAAACCTAAAAACCTTCACAGGCCAAAGAATGAGAGTTTCTCAGGTggttgatgatgatgtcacgTTTTTTTCCCGATCGGCCCTGAAAGCAGCACTGCGTCCTTACTTTGGACCAGCCGGGGATGAGCAGCACCAGGCTGACCACGCCTTTCTCCAGCACCATGATGAGCAGGTAGACGCCGCACTGACCGAGCCACGCCGCCGCCTGAGGGGGGTCtcctgcaggagagaggaggagctttaaaaacagaggcagagaagaggagcgTTTTATTTATCAGGACATTAGAACATTTCCTGCTGTTAAGTAAGTTAAGTAAAAGGTCTGTCGTGCAGGTGTCTCAGCTCAGCAGACACAAAGGAGGACGAGTCTGTCATTAGACAGGAAGACAAGGGAGTGGGACACACacaaggtgagagagagagagagagagagagacagagagagagacagagagagagagagagagagagagtgagagagagtgggagaacATTATCTACAGTTCACACCTGAATCAGCTCGTCCTTTATAGAATTTAATGTCTGAAGGTTACGGTGCCGCCGTGAAATCAAATCTAAACTTGACCCTcggagaagagggagaagagagagagagagagagagagagagagagagcaatctGGATCTGACAAGAAGAAACCCCAgtagagtgagtgagtgagcgagtgagtgagtgagtgagcgtaATAATCGGTTTGGAGTTGATCCGTCTCCGAAGCCACTGGGAATGTTCCTGCAGCTggttcctctccctctgcctccagcTGCACtacactgccccctggtggacaCAACTTCAGCTGCTGCCTCTTACATCTGAATCTCAGACAAAAGCTGTGTCTGAATTATTATtagtgaaagaagaagaagaagaagaagaagtcactGACCATACTCTCCGAACATGAGCAGCGTCCACTGCTTGTACTCCACCAGCTTGGACACCAACTTGACGGCGAGCCAGATGACCAGCATGCCCAGCGTGGCGTCGAGCAGGAAGTTCATCAGATACCTGAGTTTAAaacggaggaaaaaaaaaaaaaattgttgagACGTCCTCCGTCATCTCATCTTATCATCACTGAGTGAGACTCACAGGGAGCAGGGGTCTTCTTTGGTGAGCGTGGACAGGAAGACGTTGGCAAAGTGGATAAAGAGGGCGCCGATGGCCTGTTTGGACGTGTCGAAGAACCTGAAGAAGATTCAACAGAAGCTGTTGTTGAGTATTTAAAGGTtacagttaaaaataaagactctgttcatatttgtgattattttgtgtcttatttggagtttgtgtgtctttgtggtcattttctgtctctttgaggttgttttctgtctttctgtgtctcctCGTGGACATGTTATGTCTCTTTGTGGTGGTTTCGTGtctttgtgcttgttttgtgATTCCTCCCGGTCGTTTCCTGGCCCGTGTCTCCCCTGACAGCTGTTCCCTAACCCTCCCTCACATGTAGGACGGGTCAGTTAAAGACagagtaaagaaaaagaagaaaacttctCTGACCAGATCCTCCACGGTCGTCTGATCCCGGCAGGCTCACGGAATCTCttcactgcaaacaaacaagagaGGCGATGGATTAATCGATAACGCTGCCGTCAGACTTTGTGTTCGACAACAgagtctctgcagctcttctgTCTGCGaagacacattaaaacacacaccatcacGCATCAACCTTGTTTCCACgacacctccctcctccccaccGGGCTCAGGGTGAACAGACGCCCACTGTTCCTCTATCTCGCCATCTCTGATGAGAGGATGTGACCTGGCATGTGAGAACAGGACGGAGGCGTCCTGCAGACGTGTTTCACATCTGCACACTCGTCTCTAGTTTGAATTGATGATTACTTTGTCACATTTTTCCCTCCCGTCAGGATAATTAGCTGATTcctcaaaacaataaaaacgtCGTTGAAGACGTCACTTTGTTCAAGGTAACTTTCAGAAttctttagattttttttaggCTTTAATGATTGACGTTAGAATTCTGGATATTCAGCCTTTATCTggattgtgtgagtgtgggaacAACGACGAGCTAATGGAAGGAAACTCCCTCAAATAGCTCTGAGGACGGGCGCTCTCAGCAGACGGATGCTGAGGGACCGTGAAGCTCTGCTGCACTCAAACGAAGCCGTGTAAATACCAACAGATGTTTGTGCGTTGACCGAGAACGACGTTTGCATATGTAAAGCACggctggggggtgggggggtggggcgGCATCGATTTCTCTACTCATCAGTAAGTGAGCGGAGGTTAGAGCCCATCGATGGCACTCAGCCTCGAGGCCCGACCCAATTCTGCAACACTCCACCGCTCCGAGGGCTCAGCTGCTTGATTAGCTGCACTGACCTTTTAAAAACTACTCACCGATTATTAGATCATACGCCAACAACTCGCTCCAGAAATCTAAACTGGACGCACGTGATTCTTCCCCCAACGCCGGGACGCTGAAACGCCCCCGAGGTGATGATGTCAGTTCACAGCAAGAACCTCCTTAAATTCTAAATTCGACAACGTACAGGAGGCTGCACTGACATCACATCTGAACGAGGCCTCGGTTTAGTTTGGCTTGATgtaaggcccccccccccccccaggtccTTTTCCCCTGTGGCCCCGGAAATTTGTTGCAACACTCCTGTTACCACGAAGCATTTAGGTTAATCAGGGATCAGGAATTTACCcataaacaaaggaaaactgACAAAACGAGCATATTCACAGGTTGTGGGTTCAAACTAAATGAGGCAAATATCTGGAAAATAATCGATGAGGTTCTGAATTAAATCCTCATTGGACATAAGAGGTCGAATTTGTGGGATTgtgcattaaaataaatcttgcacctttcagctgcaacgtgcTGCTCCAGTATTTAACGTTGCCCTCGGTGCTGAACATTCTCACCCAGTCAGCTGCCGCACAGTCACAAGATTATTCTAAATAGTCATTGTTCAGTAAAGTCTGGTGCACAGGCAGCTTCGAGTTTCGCTGTAAATGCAGAAACTATTGTGCAGAATCTCTAGAATTATATCCAGATTAAAAGTGTATCAGACTCCTGATTACATGATATAATTTAAATCCTCATTAAAACCTCCAAAGCTCCTGTTTCTTCAAATGTGTTATGTCCCTGAGCGGCAGGAGCCAGTGTTGTGTTTGATGCTTGTGGAAATTAAAATCCCCTGAATATACATGAGTAGATTTTATCATTAAGATAAAGGATGCACAGGATTCTGCACACTCTTGACCAAACTCCCACTAAAAAACATCTCAATTAGTGTTGCTGCCTGGCTGAACAGCACAAATTCCCTGGTGGTACAGTATATATCGTATATTTGCTTGATATGAGTCTTAAAGTTGAATTCGGGGTTATCTATGAGTCACATACAGAACGTCATTGTATTTAATTTCGCACCTAAACGAATTGTTTACGCACATCCCGGTTGTCTATTGTGTGGACGCGGAAGCTGATATTTCCTCATAACGCGTTAAGTTTATATCAATTGAAATCAGCCGAAATTAAGAACAGGTGCTCGTTGATTGGACTATGTTTCCGGATAAGTCGGATTTTAAGTGCGTTCACGCAAAAAGAGCAAGCGAATATTAAATTAGCTTATTTATCACGGGAGTTTTGTTCGCGAGGTAACGGGGCTCGAGACGTCAACAACGCTCCACGTGGACCTCGCGTCCTCTCATCGTTGCGGTCGCTGGACGCGGTCAGctgtgatgaaaatgatgaagatgatgaagatgaggaggaggaggaggcagaggaggcgATGAAGGTGCGTCGGGAACTTACGCATCAACGTGCTGAAGGCGACCGCGGCGAGCAGCGCCTGGATCAGGACCCCGAACCGGTCCGTCAGAGCTCCGTTGTCGCAGCCGTGAGGAGTCGCCTTGTCGATGTCCGACATGTTGGACACCTCCTGCAGCCGCGCGACGCCGCTGGAATCGAACATGTCCACGTTGACGCGGTGGACGAGGcaccgtctcctcctcctcctcctcctcctcctcctccccccggGTGGGCTTCGAGTGTTTCTGGAGCTGGTGGAGAAAACAAACCGACCCTTGAAATCCAGCGGTGGCGTTCTGTCTTCAGTGTCTCCAGATGTTTAATCGCACGAGACGGAACCGAGCAGCTGCATCAGGGACGTGAGTCACATCCAGGACCAGCAGGAAAACAacagagtcaaacacacacgaaGAAGAAAGAGCTTCCGTCTGtttctttcacaataaaagactCGAATAGAAGCTctcgtgtgtttgtgcgtcacATGagataatacaaaaaaataaaaaaaataaagactttGAGACTCGCAGGAAAAtggagataaataaataaatggatgaTTAAATGAAAGATAAGGAATACATATAACATAAGATTAGATTTGATTTAGATTGGATATACTTTGTTCATCCCACAACGGGGACGTTTACTTGttccagcagcagaaagaaagtgtagtaTACACTACAGAAATTAAAGTGGAAAAGGCAATAACTCAATTTCTGTAACctacacaataaaaaaagaaaacaatcaacctgcaaacagacaatgtgCAAAAAGGTACTGAGGATTAAAGAGTGGCCtgatataaaaagtattgtaatgtaaagtgactaatatataaataatattgcaaaaACAATAATATCTGCAAAagagtgtaaaaacaaaatcaagaaAAGAATAAGAGTAGAAACAATGTACAGTGAAATAAAGTTAAAGTCATTGAtgctaaataaaacaatgaaagaaatgaatgattaaatagaaaaatgataaataaatatgatgtaataatgtagtaaaAGAATGTGGAATAA from Paralichthys olivaceus isolate ysfri-2021 chromosome 23, ASM2471397v2, whole genome shotgun sequence includes the following:
- the tmem110l gene encoding transmembrane protein 110, like, which produces MFDSSGVARLQEVSNMSDIDKATPHGCDNGALTDRFGVLIQALLAAVAFSTLMLKRFREPAGIRRPWRIWFFDTSKQAIGALFIHFANVFLSTLTKEDPCSLYLMNFLLDATLGMLVIWLAVKLVSKLVEYKQWTLLMFGEYGDPPQAAAWLGQCGVYLLIMVLEKGVVSLVLLIPGWSKLQEVLLSYIANPQLELALVMLIVPFIVNSIMFWVVDSLMMRKYKTTKSLDDSCDSSEKKADSQPWENGEESRVLLTVETDTDEASEEEEEDDDEEGPVPNVHYSGGPIRPSWVLV